In the genome of Ensifer adhaerens, one region contains:
- a CDS encoding putative hydrolase of the HAD superfamily — MSPQAITTIGFDADDTLWQNEQFFRFTEAQFGEMLADYAEAEHISRHLLEVEKRNLGQYGFGIKGFTLSMIETAIEITEGKVPAATIEKILSVGREMLTHPVETLPHVQDTLETLAADYRLVLITKGDLFDQERKLAQSGLGDFFAQVEIVSDKSATTYRRIFHHATGGPERAVMVGNSLKSDIVPAIAAGSWGVYVPHPLTWAYEHVEPPRDAPRFREIADLSHLIPLIETFE, encoded by the coding sequence ATGAGCCCGCAGGCCATCACCACGATCGGGTTCGATGCCGATGACACGCTCTGGCAGAACGAGCAGTTCTTCCGGTTCACGGAAGCGCAGTTCGGCGAGATGCTGGCGGATTATGCCGAGGCAGAGCACATTTCGAGACATCTGCTGGAGGTGGAGAAGCGGAACCTCGGGCAATACGGCTTCGGCATCAAGGGCTTCACGCTTTCCATGATCGAGACGGCGATCGAGATCACGGAAGGCAAGGTTCCGGCGGCGACGATCGAGAAAATCCTGAGCGTCGGGCGCGAGATGCTCACGCATCCGGTCGAGACGCTGCCACATGTGCAGGATACGCTGGAGACGCTGGCCGCTGATTACCGCCTCGTGCTGATCACCAAGGGCGACCTGTTCGACCAGGAGCGGAAACTTGCGCAATCCGGTCTGGGCGATTTCTTCGCGCAGGTGGAGATCGTCTCGGACAAGTCGGCGACGACCTATCGCCGCATCTTCCATCACGCGACCGGCGGGCCGGAGCGCGCGGTGATGGTCGGCAATTCGCTGAAATCCGACATCGTGCCGGCGATCGCGGCCGGCAGCTGGGGCGTCTATGTGCCGCATCCGCTGACCTGGGCCTACGAGCATGTGGAGCCGCCGCGCGATGCACCACGCTTTCGCGAAATCGCCGATCTGAGCCATCTTATCCCGCTGATCGAGACATTTGAGTAA
- a CDS encoding histidyl-tRNA synthetase: MSDNKKKPQKLKARLPRGFVDREAADIRAVNEMTGKIREVYERYGFDPVETPLFEYTDALGKFLPDSDRPNEGVFSLQDDDDQWMSLRYDLTAPLARHVAENFQEIQLPYRTYRAGYVFRNEKPGPGRFRQFMQFDADTVGAPGVQADAEMCMMMADTLEALGIKRGDYVIRVNNRKVLDGVMEAIGLGGEENAGRRLNVLRAIDKLDKFGTEGVRLLLGEGRKDESGDFTKGAGLTEKQINSLELFYSGFAERTPVADAIQDAASADDDQYANENGVTIFPSSPRKLDDYLQNFGSDHPAHEGFRELKLINDLVRAAGYGTRRIKIDVSVVRGLEYYTGPVYEAELTFDVTNEKGEKVVFGSVGGGGRYDGLVSRFMGQPVPATGFSIGVSRLMTALKNLGKLGANEVIAPVLVTVMDGDAEAMGRYQRFTQSLRNEGIRAEMYQGNWKKFGNQLKYADRRNCPIAIIQGGDERAQGVVQIKDLIEGKRLSGEITDNTEWREARVAQEVVPEAELVAKVKAMLAAQAEDRARGK, translated from the coding sequence ATGAGCGACAACAAGAAAAAGCCCCAGAAGCTGAAGGCTCGCCTGCCGCGTGGCTTTGTCGACCGCGAGGCCGCCGATATCCGCGCCGTCAACGAGATGACCGGCAAAATCCGCGAGGTCTATGAGCGCTACGGCTTCGACCCGGTCGAGACACCGCTCTTCGAATATACCGATGCGCTCGGCAAGTTCCTGCCTGATAGCGACCGCCCCAACGAAGGCGTCTTCTCGCTTCAGGACGATGACGACCAGTGGATGTCGCTGCGATATGATCTCACCGCGCCGCTCGCCCGCCATGTGGCCGAGAACTTCCAGGAGATCCAGCTTCCCTACCGCACCTACCGCGCCGGCTACGTCTTCCGCAACGAAAAGCCCGGCCCCGGCCGCTTCCGCCAGTTCATGCAGTTCGACGCCGACACGGTCGGTGCGCCCGGCGTTCAGGCCGATGCCGAAATGTGCATGATGATGGCCGACACGCTCGAAGCGCTCGGCATCAAGCGCGGGGATTATGTGATCCGGGTGAATAACCGGAAGGTGCTCGATGGCGTCATGGAAGCCATCGGCCTTGGCGGCGAGGAGAATGCGGGGCGGCGGCTTAACGTCTTGCGAGCCATCGATAAGCTCGACAAGTTCGGAACAGAAGGCGTACGTCTCTTGCTCGGTGAAGGCCGGAAGGATGAAAGCGGCGACTTCACCAAGGGTGCTGGACTTACAGAAAAACAGATAAATAGCCTAGAACTCTTCTACTCTGGTTTCGCGGAGCGCACGCCGGTCGCAGATGCCATCCAGGACGCAGCAAGTGCGGACGACGATCAGTACGCCAATGAAAACGGTGTCACTATTTTCCCGAGCAGTCCTAGGAAGCTCGATGACTACCTCCAGAATTTTGGATCGGACCATCCTGCGCATGAAGGATTTAGAGAACTCAAGCTAATTAACGATCTTGTCCGGGCCGCAGGCTACGGAACAAGGCGGATTAAAATTGATGTATCCGTCGTCCGCGGCCTCGAATACTACACCGGCCCCGTCTATGAAGCCGAACTCACCTTCGACGTCACCAATGAAAAGGGCGAGAAGGTCGTCTTCGGCTCGGTCGGCGGCGGCGGGCGTTATGATGGTCTCGTCTCGCGCTTCATGGGCCAGCCGGTTCCGGCCACGGGCTTTTCCATCGGCGTCTCGCGCCTGATGACGGCGCTGAAGAACCTCGGCAAGCTGGGCGCAAACGAGGTCATCGCGCCCGTTCTCGTCACCGTCATGGATGGCGATGCGGAGGCCATGGGGCGCTACCAGCGCTTCACGCAGTCCCTTCGTAACGAAGGCATCCGCGCCGAAATGTATCAGGGCAACTGGAAGAAATTCGGCAACCAGCTGAAATATGCCGACCGCCGCAACTGCCCCATCGCCATCATCCAGGGCGGCGATGAGCGCGCGCAGGGCGTCGTGCAGATCAAGGACCTGATCGAAGGCAAGCGCCTCTCGGGCGAGATCACCGACAACACCGAATGGCGCGAAGCCCGCGTCGCCCAGGAAGTCGTGCCCGAGGCCGAGCTGGTCGCCAAGGTCAAGGCGATGCTGGCTGCGCAGGCAGAAGACAGGGCTCGCGGGAAGTGA
- a CDS encoding mRNA interferase RelE/StbE, whose amino-acid sequence MAWTIEFEPAAIKQLKKLGTVEARRIRDFLATRVKPSENARIMGTPLQGPKLGHLWRYRVGDYRVLCDIQDNKLVVLVVDIDHRKQIYR is encoded by the coding sequence TTGGCTTGGACGATTGAGTTCGAACCCGCAGCCATTAAGCAACTCAAGAAGCTGGGAACAGTCGAAGCGAGACGTATACGTGACTTTCTGGCAACCCGTGTAAAGCCTTCCGAGAACGCGAGAATCATGGGAACCCCTCTCCAAGGTCCGAAGCTCGGCCACCTCTGGCGATACCGCGTCGGCGACTATCGCGTTCTATGCGATATTCAGGATAACAAACTTGTTGTGCTGGTCGTCGATATCGACCATCGCAAACAGATCTATCGCTAG
- a CDS encoding ATP phosphoribosyltransferase regulatory subunit, whose translation MPVAKLPTFAPDLIALFEKRGTSRIDTPVIQPAAPFLDMAGEDLRRRIFLTESDTGASLCLRPEFTIPVCLQHIESATGTPKRYAYLGQVFRQRREGANEFYQAGIEDLGDRDVASADARAISDAFASLKLALPGRTFSATLGDQSVFEAVVRALGLPSGWQKRLIHAFGNAMQLEMLLGELAEPQAAQPLAADIEAMLASGNLDALAAHVEETMHATGYLTNASRTPREIAARLAEKRALAATRLDPKALDVLEEFLSLDLPFADAAAALAGFADAAGLKLDGALSRFDARAAALANAGVDLNAITYRAAFGRPLDYYTGLVFEIAETGKLAVLAGGGRYDRMLTLLGAKDHIPAVGFSLWLDRIENTKGEAA comes from the coding sequence ATGCCCGTCGCCAAGCTCCCCACCTTCGCGCCCGACCTGATCGCGCTTTTTGAAAAGCGCGGCACGAGTCGCATCGACACGCCGGTGATCCAGCCGGCAGCACCCTTTCTCGACATGGCGGGCGAGGACCTGCGGCGGCGCATCTTCCTGACGGAGAGCGACACGGGCGCGAGCCTCTGCCTGCGCCCGGAATTCACCATTCCGGTTTGCCTCCAGCACATCGAAAGCGCCACCGGCACGCCGAAGCGCTATGCCTATCTCGGCCAGGTCTTCCGCCAGCGCCGCGAAGGGGCCAATGAATTCTATCAGGCCGGCATTGAAGACCTCGGCGACCGCGATGTCGCCAGCGCCGATGCCCGGGCCATCTCGGATGCCTTTGCGAGCCTCAAGTTGGCGCTGCCCGGCCGGACATTCAGCGCGACGCTCGGCGATCAGTCCGTGTTCGAGGCCGTCGTCAGGGCGCTCGGCCTGCCGTCCGGATGGCAAAAGCGGCTGATCCATGCTTTCGGCAATGCCATGCAGCTCGAAATGCTGCTGGGCGAACTGGCCGAGCCGCAGGCTGCGCAACCGCTCGCGGCCGATATCGAGGCCATGCTGGCGTCCGGCAATCTCGATGCGCTCGCTGCCCATGTCGAAGAGACGATGCATGCGACCGGTTACCTGACGAATGCCAGCCGCACGCCCCGCGAAATCGCTGCGCGGCTTGCCGAAAAGCGCGCGCTGGCCGCCACCCGTCTCGACCCGAAAGCACTCGACGTGTTGGAAGAATTCCTCTCGCTCGATCTGCCTTTCGCCGATGCAGCCGCAGCGCTGGCCGGCTTTGCCGATGCGGCGGGGCTCAAGCTCGATGGGGCGCTGTCGCGGTTCGATGCTCGGGCCGCAGCGCTGGCCAATGCAGGTGTCGATCTCAACGCCATTACCTATCGCGCCGCCTTCGGTCGTCCGCTGGATTACTACACCGGACTCGTCTTCGAGATCGCCGAGACAGGCAAGCTGGCCGTGCTGGCCGGCGGTGGCCGCTATGACCGCATGCTGACGCTGCTGGGGGCGAAGGATCACATTCCGGCCGTCGGCTTCTCGCTCTGGCTGGATCGTATTGAGAACACGAAAGGAGAGGCCGCATGA
- a CDS encoding DNA-3-methyladenine glycosylase I, translating to MRTFEDIWAISAGRKGGDQALEAQLSKPKTAEELKATPDDRYLALGTKCIFQAGFNWKVVEAMWPGFEVAFEGFNIGHCLMLHDEDFGRLVSDERIVRHGPKIRAVQENARFFADLAEEHGSVGAFLADWPSSDYMGLLEALKKRGTRLGGNTGQYFLRFAGADSFILSQSVTNRLIAEGIVDKAPSSRKEKEAVQAAFNQWKAESGRSFNEISRVLGMSID from the coding sequence ATGCGCACATTCGAAGACATCTGGGCGATTTCCGCGGGCCGCAAGGGCGGCGACCAGGCACTGGAGGCGCAGCTCTCCAAGCCGAAAACGGCGGAGGAATTGAAGGCAACGCCGGACGATCGCTATCTGGCGCTGGGAACCAAATGCATCTTCCAGGCCGGGTTCAACTGGAAGGTCGTGGAGGCCATGTGGCCAGGTTTCGAGGTGGCCTTCGAAGGTTTCAATATTGGCCATTGCCTGATGCTGCATGACGAGGATTTCGGGCGGCTGGTGTCGGACGAACGCATCGTGCGCCACGGCCCGAAAATCCGGGCAGTGCAGGAAAATGCCCGCTTCTTCGCGGATCTGGCAGAGGAGCATGGCTCGGTCGGGGCGTTTCTCGCCGACTGGCCGTCCTCGGATTACATGGGCCTTCTGGAGGCACTGAAAAAGCGGGGGACGCGTCTGGGCGGAAACACCGGACAGTATTTCCTGCGCTTCGCGGGCGCCGACAGCTTCATCCTGTCGCAGAGCGTGACCAATCGGCTGATTGCGGAAGGCATTGTCGACAAGGCGCCGAGTTCAAGGAAGGAAAAAGAGGCTGTCCAGGCGGCTTTCAATCAGTGGAAGGCGGAGTCGGGGCGATCGTTCAACGAGATCAGCCGTGTGCTCGGGATGAGCATTGACTGA
- a CDS encoding RHH-type transcriptional regulator, rel operon repressor / antitoxin RelB: protein MNKRVTIEMPEEIHELVAAEAARGGLEPDAYVLDLVVQKLEDLHDIALAEAALERIRSGESKVVSWEEMERELGLDD from the coding sequence ATGAACAAGCGCGTCACGATCGAAATGCCGGAAGAAATCCACGAACTGGTGGCGGCGGAGGCCGCGCGCGGGGGGTTGGAGCCGGACGCCTATGTGCTCGACCTCGTTGTCCAGAAGCTCGAAGATCTGCACGATATTGCGCTCGCCGAAGCGGCGCTGGAACGCATTCGGTCGGGCGAGAGCAAAGTTGTGAGTTGGGAGGAGATGGAGCGGGAACTTGGCTTGGACGATTGA
- a CDS encoding DNA-3-methyladenine glycosylase I: MDVATDGIIEGPDGQGRCFWHQNLPDYIAYHDAEWGRPVTNDNRLFEKICLEGFQSGLSWLTILRKRENFRAAFAGFDFEKVALFDEADIERLVQDAGIIRHRGKIVSTINNARRAVALRDEFGSLARYFWSFEPKPDERPAVFDLATLRANPTTPASVRLSKDLKKRGWTFVGPTTVYAFMQAMGMVNDHIEGCCCRATVEEERKAFVRP, translated from the coding sequence ATGGACGTGGCGACGGATGGCATTATCGAGGGCCCTGATGGCCAAGGGCGTTGTTTCTGGCACCAGAACCTGCCGGACTATATCGCCTATCATGACGCCGAATGGGGTCGCCCGGTCACCAATGACAACCGGCTTTTCGAGAAGATTTGCCTCGAAGGTTTCCAGTCCGGTCTCTCCTGGCTGACCATCCTGCGCAAGCGCGAGAATTTCCGCGCCGCCTTTGCCGGCTTCGATTTCGAAAAGGTTGCGCTGTTTGACGAGGCCGATATCGAGCGGCTCGTTCAGGATGCCGGCATCATCCGCCATCGCGGCAAGATCGTTTCCACCATCAACAACGCCCGCCGCGCGGTGGCCCTGCGCGATGAATTCGGCTCGCTCGCCCGCTATTTCTGGTCCTTCGAGCCGAAGCCGGACGAGCGGCCGGCGGTCTTCGATCTTGCCACGCTGCGCGCCAATCCGACCACGCCGGCCTCCGTGAGGCTTTCGAAGGACTTGAAGAAGCGCGGCTGGACCTTTGTCGGCCCGACCACGGTTTATGCCTTCATGCAGGCCATGGGCATGGTCAACGATCATATCGAGGGATGCTGCTGCCGCGCCACGGTCGAAGAAGAACGAAAGGCATTCGTGCGTCCATGA
- a CDS encoding Uncharacterized membrane protein: MSEPQNTMPPDASGYLEPGKGNVQLVYVLYLAGFVIGITPLVGLVFAYINRGKIGGIYDSHYTYAIRTFWIGCLYSLISLILTFLFIGILGFIATAVWSIVRCVIGLQQVGRGEPIANPQSWML; encoded by the coding sequence ATGTCTGAACCGCAAAACACCATGCCGCCGGACGCATCCGGCTATCTCGAGCCCGGCAAGGGCAACGTGCAGCTGGTCTATGTGCTTTATCTGGCCGGATTCGTGATCGGCATCACGCCGCTGGTCGGCCTCGTCTTCGCCTATATCAATCGTGGCAAGATCGGCGGAATTTATGACAGCCACTACACCTATGCGATCCGCACCTTCTGGATCGGCTGTCTCTACAGCCTCATTTCGCTGATCCTCACCTTCCTCTTCATCGGCATTCTCGGCTTCATCGCCACCGCCGTCTGGTCCATCGTCCGCTGCGTCATCGGCCTGCAGCAGGTCGGCCGCGGCGAACCTATCGCAAACCCCCAAAGCTGGATGCTCTAA
- a CDS encoding Lipoprotein-anchoring transpeptidase ErfK/SrfK, translating to MMKKLLILSSVAAALIVAAQAASAGERYRVVAPVAVDDNLTQPWVNQLEGGRQTSGRYVPVASSKTRMGSAPMAPQPVYITRPARQPLFGPSVINAPTATGAGAVNVSYQRAERPAATKLDPMYLPQEVAYHGKERPGTIVIDTNNRFLYLVGENGQARRYGVGVGKPGFEWAGKHKITRKAEWPDWTPPKEMISREAKKGHILPAHMEGGEANPLGARAMYLGSTEYRIHGTNAPWTIGYAVSSGCIRMRNQDVVDLYGRVKVGTNVIVK from the coding sequence ATGATGAAAAAGCTCCTCATCCTTTCCTCTGTCGCCGCCGCTCTCATCGTGGCTGCGCAGGCAGCGTCTGCCGGCGAGCGGTATCGCGTGGTCGCGCCGGTGGCCGTCGATGACAATTTGACCCAGCCCTGGGTCAACCAATTGGAAGGCGGCAGGCAGACGTCGGGACGATATGTTCCGGTTGCCTCCTCCAAGACGCGCATGGGCAGCGCCCCGATGGCACCGCAGCCGGTTTACATTACCCGACCCGCACGTCAGCCACTGTTCGGACCCTCGGTGATCAATGCTCCGACAGCTACAGGCGCGGGTGCGGTCAATGTGAGCTATCAGAGAGCCGAACGGCCGGCGGCGACCAAGCTCGACCCCATGTATCTGCCGCAGGAAGTTGCCTATCATGGCAAGGAAAGACCTGGGACAATCGTCATCGACACCAACAATCGTTTCCTCTATCTTGTGGGCGAAAACGGCCAGGCGCGACGCTATGGCGTAGGCGTGGGCAAGCCCGGATTTGAATGGGCCGGCAAGCACAAAATCACCCGCAAGGCCGAATGGCCGGACTGGACGCCACCGAAGGAAATGATCTCGCGCGAGGCGAAGAAGGGTCACATTCTGCCCGCCCATATGGAAGGCGGAGAAGCCAATCCGCTCGGCGCGCGCGCCATGTATCTTGGCTCCACCGAATATCGCATCCATGGCACGAACGCCCCTTGGACGATCGGTTACGCCGTGTCCTCCGGCTGCATCCGGATGCGCAATCAGGACGTCGTCGATCTCTATGGCCGGGTCAAGGTCGGGACGAACGTCATCGTCAAGTAA
- a CDS encoding glycolate oxidase FAD binding subunit: MADIYEPQTEADAAAMIANAAREGRALAISGGNTRAGFGQKVDGAAFTSKRLRGITAYNPSEMTLTALAGTPVAEIEAELADNGQMMAFEPADHRMMMGTEGVPTIGGLFATNTSGPRRFVAGAARDSLLGIRFVNGAGEVVKSGGRVMKNVTGLDLVKLLAGSYGMLGFITEVTFKVLPVPRAEATVVVSGLNDAEAAIAMSAALATSCEVSGAAHLPESVRWLFGKNGLPDGPATLLRLEGVEASVNDRVNRLQPFLQRYGAVSQVDQGDSQQIWREIRDVTPFSEDGSCKPLWRISCAPSAGHQLLAALRLETGVNAFFDWQGGLVWMQMEGDAEAEMIRAFLKRLGGGHATLIRAREQVRAAIAAFEPQEKGVAALSSVVKAKLDPKGIFNPGRMG; encoded by the coding sequence ATGGCAGACATCTACGAGCCGCAGACCGAGGCCGATGCCGCCGCGATGATCGCTAACGCCGCGCGCGAGGGCAGGGCGCTTGCCATTTCCGGCGGCAACACGCGCGCGGGCTTTGGGCAGAAGGTTGACGGTGCCGCCTTCACCTCGAAGCGCCTCCGGGGCATTACCGCGTATAACCCCTCCGAGATGACGCTGACGGCACTTGCCGGAACGCCGGTTGCCGAGATCGAGGCGGAGTTGGCCGACAACGGCCAGATGATGGCCTTTGAGCCCGCCGATCACCGCATGATGATGGGCACGGAAGGCGTGCCAACCATCGGCGGCCTCTTCGCTACCAACACATCCGGCCCCCGCCGCTTTGTTGCTGGCGCGGCCCGCGACAGCCTGCTCGGCATCCGCTTCGTCAACGGCGCGGGTGAAGTCGTGAAGTCCGGCGGTCGTGTCATGAAGAACGTCACCGGCCTCGACCTCGTGAAGCTCCTCGCCGGTTCCTACGGCATGCTCGGCTTCATCACCGAGGTCACGTTCAAGGTCCTGCCTGTGCCGCGCGCCGAAGCGACCGTCGTCGTATCAGGCCTCAACGATGCCGAAGCGGCCATCGCCATGTCGGCTGCTCTTGCGACCTCCTGCGAGGTCTCGGGCGCTGCGCATCTGCCGGAAAGCGTCCGCTGGCTCTTCGGCAAGAATGGCCTGCCTGACGGCCCGGCCACGCTGCTGCGCCTCGAAGGCGTCGAAGCCTCTGTCAACGACCGCGTCAACCGCCTGCAACCTTTCCTGCAGCGCTATGGCGCGGTGAGCCAGGTCGACCAGGGCGACAGCCAGCAGATCTGGCGCGAAATCCGCGATGTCACGCCCTTCTCTGAAGATGGCTCCTGCAAACCGCTCTGGCGCATCTCCTGCGCGCCTTCCGCCGGCCATCAATTGCTGGCAGCGCTCCGGCTTGAGACCGGCGTCAACGCCTTCTTCGACTGGCAGGGCGGCCTCGTCTGGATGCAGATGGAAGGCGACGCCGAAGCCGAGATGATCCGCGCATTCCTGAAGCGCCTCGGCGGCGGCCATGCCACGCTGATCCGAGCGCGCGAGCAGGTTCGCGCCGCTATTGCCGCCTTCGAGCCGCAGGAAAAGGGCGTTGCAGCGCTCTCTTCCGTCGTGAAGGCGAAGCTCGATCCGAAGGGCATTTTCAATCCGGGGCGGATGGGGTGA
- a CDS encoding L,D-transpeptidase catalytic domain, producing MFRIKYLVGALLAAAFVIPAAAANAETKHRKSQQSEDVIYLSKINREVPEKFKRHVVRLSTNERPGTIIVDTNNKFLYYVLDGSSAIRYGIGVGREGFGWSGVVKVARKAEWPDWVPPKEMIAREAKKGHYLPARMDGGKDNPLGARALYLFGKGGDSGYRIHGTNQPWSIGLNLSSGCIRMMNEDVTDLYKRAPVGTKVIVIGPGNRQGNVVLEDRGTDILKTLFTALGG from the coding sequence ATGTTCAGGATCAAGTATCTGGTCGGCGCGCTTCTCGCTGCCGCCTTCGTCATTCCGGCAGCTGCGGCAAACGCTGAGACCAAGCATCGCAAATCACAGCAGAGCGAAGACGTCATCTATCTCAGCAAGATCAACCGCGAGGTTCCGGAGAAGTTCAAGCGCCATGTCGTCCGGCTCTCGACCAACGAACGTCCGGGCACGATCATCGTCGATACGAACAACAAGTTCCTCTATTACGTTCTGGATGGTTCCAGCGCGATCCGCTACGGCATCGGCGTTGGCCGCGAAGGCTTCGGCTGGTCCGGCGTCGTCAAGGTCGCGCGCAAGGCCGAATGGCCGGACTGGGTGCCGCCGAAGGAAATGATCGCCCGCGAGGCCAAGAAGGGTCACTACCTGCCGGCACGCATGGACGGAGGCAAGGACAATCCGCTCGGCGCCCGCGCGCTTTATCTCTTCGGCAAGGGAGGCGATTCCGGCTACCGCATCCACGGCACCAACCAGCCATGGTCGATCGGTCTCAACCTTTCTTCCGGCTGCATCCGCATGATGAACGAGGACGTGACGGACCTCTACAAGCGTGCCCCTGTCGGCACCAAGGTGATCGTCATCGGCCCCGGCAACCGGCAGGGCAACGTCGTGCTGGAAGATCGCGGCACGGACATCCTGAAGACGCTGTTTACGGCGCTCGGCGGCTGA
- a CDS encoding toxin ParE1/3/4, with product MPSAKQGRYRLTPQAISDLEAIWAYGAEVWSVEQAEAYTDELTRIFNLIATFPEIAREYREFSTPVRVHTHRTHIVIYVTQSDYVLIVRILGGRQDWQKILASIDP from the coding sequence ATGCCAAGCGCTAAGCAGGGCCGCTACCGGCTGACCCCGCAAGCCATATCGGACCTTGAGGCTATCTGGGCCTATGGCGCTGAAGTCTGGTCCGTTGAACAGGCGGAAGCTTACACGGATGAACTGACGCGAATCTTCAACCTGATCGCCACATTCCCGGAGATAGCGCGGGAATACCGCGAGTTTTCGACGCCCGTCAGAGTTCACACCCATAGAACTCACATCGTTATCTACGTCACCCAGAGTGACTATGTTTTAATTGTCCGCATCCTTGGCGGACGGCAGGACTGGCAAAAGATACTTGCGAGCATCGATCCTTAA
- a CDS encoding antitoxin ParD1/3/4, protein MATMNVSLPDPMKVWVEAQTDNGRYSNASDYVRDLIRKDQERQAVIALLQTAIDEGLASGEPEDFDPEAFKQRMRERYAKR, encoded by the coding sequence ATGGCAACCATGAATGTCTCTCTGCCCGACCCGATGAAGGTCTGGGTGGAAGCTCAAACCGATAACGGCCGTTACAGCAACGCAAGCGACTATGTCCGCGACCTGATCCGCAAGGATCAGGAGCGACAGGCTGTAATCGCTCTACTGCAAACGGCTATCGATGAAGGTCTCGCGAGCGGCGAACCCGAGGACTTTGACCCGGAAGCGTTCAAGCAGCGGATGCGCGAGCGGTATGCCAAGCGCTAA
- a CDS encoding glycolate oxidase iron-sulfur subunit, whose product MQTNFSLAQLADPKTAEAESIVRKCVHCGLCTATCPTYVTLGNELDSPRGRIYLIKDMFENGRDADAETALHVDRCLSCLSCTSTCPSGVDYMHLIDLAREHVEKTYDRPLADRLARGVLAWVLPYPGRFRLALKAARFGQPFSNLLKTLPLTRAFGHMLDLAPRHVPPKSSFAEAGRYAPKGTPRARVAMLSGCAQPVLKPEINEATIKLLNSLGVEVVIAEGESCCGSLAHHMGREEQALASVRNNVDVWTREIEKGGLDAIIITASGCGTTIKDYGHMLARDPAYAAKAARVASLAKDITEYLSTLELPQLPANGRTVAYHSACSMQHGQKITMLPKLLLQKAGYKVKEPAEGHLCCGSAGTYNMLQPEISAELKARKVKNIEATKPDLIATGNIGCMTQIGTGTRIPIRHTVELLAEAYG is encoded by the coding sequence GTGCAGACCAATTTCTCGCTCGCCCAGCTTGCCGACCCGAAGACCGCAGAGGCGGAAAGCATCGTGCGCAAATGCGTGCATTGCGGGCTCTGCACGGCCACCTGTCCGACCTATGTCACGCTCGGCAACGAGCTCGACAGTCCGCGCGGGCGTATCTATCTGATCAAGGACATGTTCGAGAACGGCCGCGACGCGGATGCAGAGACAGCTCTGCATGTCGATCGCTGCCTCTCCTGTCTCTCCTGCACCTCGACCTGTCCTTCGGGCGTCGATTACATGCACCTGATCGACCTCGCCCGCGAGCACGTCGAGAAGACCTATGACCGCCCGCTGGCCGACCGGCTGGCGCGCGGCGTGCTGGCCTGGGTCCTGCCTTATCCGGGCCGGTTCCGGCTGGCGCTGAAGGCTGCGAGGTTCGGGCAGCCGTTTTCGAACCTCCTCAAGACGCTGCCGCTTACCCGCGCCTTCGGCCATATGCTCGATCTCGCGCCCCGTCATGTGCCGCCGAAAAGCAGCTTCGCCGAGGCGGGACGCTATGCGCCCAAGGGGACGCCACGCGCGCGGGTCGCCATGCTGTCCGGCTGCGCCCAGCCGGTGCTGAAGCCGGAAATCAATGAAGCGACGATCAAGCTGCTCAACAGCCTCGGTGTCGAGGTCGTCATTGCCGAGGGCGAAAGCTGCTGCGGCTCGCTCGCCCATCACATGGGCCGCGAGGAACAGGCGCTCGCCTCCGTGCGCAACAATGTTGATGTCTGGACCCGCGAGATCGAAAAAGGCGGTCTCGACGCCATCATCATCACCGCGTCCGGCTGCGGCACGACGATCAAGGACTACGGCCACATGCTCGCCCGCGACCCCGCCTATGCCGCCAAGGCCGCGCGCGTCGCATCGCTTGCGAAGGACATCACCGAGTATCTCTCCACATTGGAGCTGCCGCAACTGCCTGCCAATGGCCGCACGGTCGCCTATCATTCCGCCTGCTCGATGCAGCACGGCCAGAAGATCACCATGCTGCCGAAACTGCTCTTGCAAAAGGCCGGCTACAAGGTGAAGGAACCGGCCGAGGGCCATCTCTGCTGCGGCTCTGCCGGCACCTACAACATGCTCCAGCCGGAGATTTCGGCGGAGCTGAAGGCCCGCAAGGTGAAGAATATCGAAGCGACGAAACCCGACCTCATCGCCACCGGCAACATTGGCTGCATGACCCAGATCGGCACCGGCACGCGCATCCCGATCCGCCATACGGTGGAATTGCTGGCGGAGGCTTATGGGTGA